ATTGTATCGATCACTCTCTTATCACTCAGTTTTTTTATCATCGCCGGATTACCAATTTTATTGTCAGCAGGATCGAGTAATCTCACCCCATTTTTCCAAAGACCTAATACCGAATCAAATAATGTCATTCAATCCATACTTCATGCCAGTGCTTTAATGTTTGTCGCTTACACTGGCTACGGTAGAATTGCTACTTTAGGGGAAGAAGTCAGAGAACCAAGAAAAACAATTCCCAAAGCAATTATCATTACTATGATATTAACAATGCTGCTATATATTTCCGTTGCAATTGTTAGTGTAGGGACAGTCGGCGCAGCAGCATTAAGTCAAGCCGCAGGTACAAAAGCCGCACCTTTAGAAGTAGCAGCGCGTAGCTTTACCATTCCTGGTAGCCCGCAAATTTTAGCAATTGGCGCAATTACTGCCATGTTAGGAGTACTGCTAAATTTGATTTTAGGATTATCTCGCGTAGTATTGGCAATGGGAAGAAGACGCGATTTACCAATTATTTTTACCAGATTAAATAGAGGAAGTAATACACCTTTTTGGGCAGTTATTTTAGTAGGAGTGGCTATTGCTGGATTAGTGTTAATTGGTAATGTAAAAACAACTTGGTCGTTTAGTGCTTTTTCCGTTTTGATTTATTATGCTATCACTAATTTTGCAGCGTTGAAATTGCCAAAAGAGGAAAGACTTTACCCGAAATGGTTAGGATGGATGGGTTTATTAGCTTGTTTGTTTTTAGCTTTTTGGGTAGAGAGGCAAATTTGGTTAACAGGATTGATGTTAATTGTGGTGGGTTTGATTTGGCATTACGTAG
Above is a window of Leptolyngbyaceae cyanobacterium DNA encoding:
- a CDS encoding amino acid permease; translation: MASSPQLTRELGVLGAIVMGLGSIIGTGVFVSIGIAAGIAGPAVILAVAIGALVAIFNGLNSAQLAANHAVSGGTYEYGYRYLNPWLGFTAGWMFLVAKMASAATAALGFAGYLLNAFGVSAQNWIVPIALVTVTIFTLIVLSGIKRSNFANIIIVSITLLSLSFFIIAGLPILLSAGSSNLTPFFQRPNTESNNVIQSILHASALMFVAYTGYGRIATLGEEVREPRKTIPKAIIITMILTMLLYISVAIVSVGTVGAAALSQAAGTKAAPLEVAARSFTIPGSPQILAIGAITAMLGVLLNLILGLSRVVLAMGRRRDLPIIFTRLNRGSNTPFWAVILVGVAIAGLVLIGNVKTTWSFSAFSVLIYYAITNFAALKLPKEERLYPKWLGWMGLLACLFLAFWVERQIWLTGLMLIVVGLIWHYVAQRLNR